The window TATTAAACGGGGTGACAGAAATTAAAGCGTATATGTTGAATAAACACCATATTTTTTTAGATTATAAAGAGTTATCATCTATTATTTATGACATTCTTCACTTCTCCCATGTACATGTCCAAAATGACTGCCATACATTTTCAATCAATATAGGCCATATCCATTATGAGAAAATGATGTTTATAGACGATAATGGGGAAAAAATCCCTTTACGGTATGAGCCTGACTATGATCTTTACTTTTCAAACCTGCAACTTTCCACAGTAGAACTAGCACTGGAATCAGAAGTAGTCTGCTAGTTCACTGGATGCCATTGCCGTTATAAATGAACACTGGACTATGTGTACCTAGCTTGGTACACATAGTGTAGGAATCTACCGACATGCAATAGTAGGCATCAGGATTTTATTGTTTAGTTAACTTCAAACCCGTAGTTCAATACGTTTGCTTTCACTTTAAAGCTTCTGCCCCGAGTATTCCATCATCCCATATGGTACAATCTGTATATGAAAAAACTCCTTATTTTGACCATTCTACTAGGTATTTTATTCTTTTCTTCCGGGCAAACGCCTGAGCAGCAATCGCTCATTCCGACACTGGAAAAGTGGCTGCCCGGGGAGCCGCTTAAATCATCCCTGTCTAATTTGCACGTGCCTTATTGGGGCAAAATGATTTCAATTGAGGAGCGGGGTTATTATCCCTTTGTTGAATTCCTTCTCAGAAAAGGCGCTCATTTCTTTACGTTTGGTTTTATCGCATCCGTCATCTACTTGATGTTGCCTACACATACGTTTCGTCTACTGAACGCCACCTGGATTACGCTTTTACTGGCCATCGGGGATGAATATCATCAGTCGTTGACAAGCGGAAGAACACCCACTCTTCAAGACGTTCTGCTCGATATGACAGGAGCTATTACATTCCTCCTCCTCTTAAGGCTGTTTTTATTGACGAAACGTCCCAAAAAAGCAAGAAAACGCTAAGATGTGCACAGCGGATTCTTGCTTTTTGGCGGAAGGACGGGCGTAGGACGAGGGTGACAGTCACCTAGACAATTCTGACACAATTTGAAATCTCCTGTTATTGAGCAAATGATAGCTCCCCTTACTTTTCTTTATTAGCATACATATTTTCTGTACTGTGGCTATAAAGTTCTATAATATTCCCATAGGGATCTTCGCAATAGACTAAATAATAGGGCTTCCCTTTCCATGTATTCCATATTTCACTTCGTCTTTTTCCGCCTGTAGCCGCAATTTCTTCAGCTAGTTTTTCGATATCATCCGCTATTAAGCAAATATGAAAATAGCCTCCATAATCATTCGGTTTGTTATTTCTCATTTTCGGTTCCTGAAATTCAAAAAGTTCTATTCCTACTTGGTTATCTGATGTCATATGAGCATTCCGCATTTTCTTGATCTGTTCGCCTAGTAAGTCATTTGTCATATTATGTTTCTTCTCATCTTTTGCTTGAAATGAATAGGGTCCTGCTATTAATTTAAATCCCAATACTTTTCCGTACCAGTTAATAGCAGACTCCAAGTCAGGTACAACTAAACCAATATGTGTAATTGCTACCATGTGAATCCCTCCTGCATTATAACTTCCCTTTGCAGATTAGCGGCAAACAATTTCGTGGATGCACTTACACCCCCATCACGAAAACGAGAATCCAAAATAATTAGGCTAGTTGTACAATCAACTTAGCCACCTAAATTCAGACAAAAAAATGCCATTATAAAATTTCGTGTATCATTGAAGTTAGCAGACTAACAATGAGAGGAAGTTTTATAATGGCACACCCACAGAATACCATACAAAAACGTAAGTTTAAACACCTTACTTCTTTTGAGCGTGGAAAGATTTCCGCGTTACATAAAGAAGGACGTTCTAACCGAGAAATCGCCAGACGCTTGGGACGCGCCCACCAAACGATTGCAAATGAACTTAAGCGTGGAACAACGACGCAACTTAAGACTGGAAGAAAGCCCTATACGGCCTACTTCCCCGAAACAGGGCAGGCTGTGTATGAACGAAATAGAATGAATTGTGGTGCGAAAAGTAAACTGCTGAAAGCCATCGAATTTGTTGATTTTGCTTGTGAAAAAATCATGAATCAGGATTGGTCTCCTGACGTGGTGGTCGGATTTTCAAAACACCAAAACGATTGGATAGACAAGCCTATGGTGTCCACCAAAACCCTTTATAACTACATTGATCAGTGTTTATTGAGCGTTCGAAACATTGATCTACCTATGAAAACAAAGCTAAACACGAAGACGAAACGCGTCCGAAAACATCGTAGGATTTTGGGCACAAGTATTGC of the Sporosarcina sp. FSL K6-1508 genome contains:
- a CDS encoding VanZ family protein, which produces MKKLLILTILLGILFFSSGQTPEQQSLIPTLEKWLPGEPLKSSLSNLHVPYWGKMISIEERGYYPFVEFLLRKGAHFFTFGFIASVIYLMLPTHTFRLLNATWITLLLAIGDEYHQSLTSGRTPTLQDVLLDMTGAITFLLLLRLFLLTKRPKKARKR
- a CDS encoding VOC family protein: MVAITHIGLVVPDLESAINWYGKVLGFKLIAGPYSFQAKDEKKHNMTNDLLGEQIKKMRNAHMTSDNQVGIELFEFQEPKMRNNKPNDYGGYFHICLIADDIEKLAEEIAATGGKRRSEIWNTWKGKPYYLVYCEDPYGNIIELYSHSTENMYANKEK
- a CDS encoding IS30 family transposase translates to MMAHPQNTIQKRKFKHLTSFERGKISALHKEGRSNREIARRLGRAHQTIANELKRGTTTQLKTGRKPYTAYFPETGQAVYERNRMNCGAKSKLLKAIEFVDFACEKIMNQDWSPDVVVGFSKHQNDWIDKPMVSTKTLYNYIDQCLLSVRNIDLPMKTKLNTKTKRVRKHRRILGTSIAERPLDIEDREEFGHWEIDTVEGKKSDDNALLTIIERKSRFYYAIKIDDQDSDSVDHGIKQLQNFYGELFPKVFKTITSDNGSEFSNLTASLEGITDVYFARPYASYERGSNERHNGLLRRYIPKGKAISDYSRETIKRIYQTLNNLPRKILNYQQPAVVFEQELAKLV